The proteins below are encoded in one region of Corynebacterium felinum:
- a CDS encoding GntR family transcriptional regulator: MDEQTAPLFRQIATFIEDAIVDRSLKPGERAPSTNELARFHAINPATARKGLSLLVEMNIVEKRRGLGMYVTAQAREIILARRSESFAADYLAPLVDEAVKLDMSRAHLHELLDRVAESRGLYS; encoded by the coding sequence ATGGACGAGCAAACAGCACCCTTGTTTCGGCAAATTGCCACATTTATTGAAGACGCCATCGTCGACCGCTCCCTCAAGCCGGGGGAGCGTGCGCCAAGCACGAATGAATTGGCACGTTTCCACGCCATTAACCCCGCCACGGCCCGCAAGGGTTTGAGTTTGTTGGTGGAGATGAACATTGTGGAAAAGAGGCGGGGGTTGGGCATGTATGTCACCGCGCAGGCACGGGAGATCATTCTTGCTAGGCGGTCGGAGAGTTTCGCCGCTGACTATTTGGCCCCACTGGTGGATGAGGCTGTAAAGCTCGATATGTCTAGGGCTCATCTGCACGAATTA